TTATTTCTCATAGCTGTTTATATACCACCAGAgactgaggctggcactaagaccccattgaatgagctgtattccgccaaaagcaaacaagaaaacgttcacccagaggcggcactcctagcaGACGGGAACGTTAACGCAGGGAAACTTAcatccgttttaccaaatttcagcatgttaaatgtacaaccagagggaaaaaatctCTGGACCACCTTTTCTCCACTCACAAAGAGACGCATACAaacctctccctcgccctccatttggcaaatctgaccataattctatcctcctgattcctgcaaaaatgaaagcaggaggCACCTGTGTCtctgtcaataaaaaagtggtcagatgaagcagatgctaagctaaaggactgttttgctagcacagactggaatgtgttcctccgatggcattgaggagtacatcacatcagtcatcagcttcatcaataagtgcatcgatgacgtcatccccacagtgaccgtacgtacataccccaaccagaagcaatggattacaggcaacagccgcattgagctaaaggctagagctgccgctttcaaggagcgggactctcacctggaagcttataagaaatcccgctctgccctctgacgaaccatcaaacagccaagcgtcaatacaggactaagatcgaatcgacCTATACCGGCTCTGAcgttcgtcggatgtggcagggcttgcaaaccattacaggctacaaagggaagcacagccgagagctgcccaatgacacgagcctaccagacgagctaaactacttttatgctcgcttcgaggcaaataacactgaaacatgcatgagagcaccagctgttccggaagagtgtgtgatcacgctctccgcagccgatgtgggtaagacctttaaacacgtcaacattcacaagcccgcagggccagacggattaccaggacatgtactgtgaccatgcgctgaccaactggcaagtgtcttcactgacattttcaaactctccctgtccAAGTCCTTAATAACAAGATGtattaagcagaccaccatagtccctgtgtccaagaacactaaggtaacctgtctaaatgactaccgacccgtagcactcacatctgttgccatgaagtgctttgaaaggctggttatggctcacatcaacaccattatcccagaaaccctagatccactccaatttgcataccgccccaccagatcaacagatgatgcaatctctattgcactccacactgccctttcccaccttgacaaaaggaacacctatgtgagaatgctattcattgactacagctcgacattcaacaccatagtgccctcagaACTCAATCAAtaagttaaggaccctgggacttaacacctccctctgcaactggatcctggacttcctgacgggccgcccccaggtggtaagggtaggtaacacacacatccgccacgctgatcctaaacacaggggcccctcagggggtgtgtgctcagtcccctcctgttcactcacgactgcatggccaggcacgactccaacaccatcattatgtttgccgttgacacaacagtggtcatcgacaacgacgagacagcctacagggaggaggtcagagacctggccgtggggtgccaggataacaacctctccctcaacgtgatcaagacaaaggagatgattgtggactacatgaAAAAGAGGACCGAGTACGCCCCCATtttcattgacggggctgtagtggagaaggttgagagcttcaagttccttggtgtccacatcaccaaacaaactaacatggtccaagcacaccaagacagtcgtgaagagggcacgacacaacctattccccttcaggaaaccgaaaagatttggcatgggtcctcagatcctcaaaaggttctacagctgcaccatcgagagcatcctgactgtttgcaacactgcctggtatggcaactgcttggcctccgaccgcaaggcaccacCGAGGGTAGTgcaaacagcccagtacatcaccggggccaagcttcctgccatccaggacctctataccaggcggtgtaagaggaaggccctaaaatcaccaaagactccagccaacctagtaatagactgttctctctgctactgcatggcaagcggtaccggagcgccaagtctaggtccaagaggcttctaaaacagcccaaagccataagactcctgaacatctaatcaaatggctacctagactatttgcattgccccccccctctTTCACACCTCTGCTACTCTCTGTAgttatcatctatgcattgtcactttaataactctacctacatgtacatattacctcaactaaccggtgcccccgcacattgactctgtaccggtaccccccctgtgtatagtctcgctattgttattttactgttgctctttaattacttgttacttttatttcttaatcttatccatattttttaaactgcattgttggttagggcttgtaagtaagcatttcactgtaaggtctacacttgttgtattcggcgcatgtgactaataaaatacaatttgatttgatttgattaaggaATCACAACAGCTCTATGAAAGGCATTTTCATCTGCAACATCTAAGTAGGATGCCCCACTACAGcacgttcagatagaaatatatCATGTAGAATATACATGCTACTCATTCATATAGGAATCATGTCAGTTACAAGACATTTCTATCTGCACCATTTGGAAAGAAATAGGCTCGAGGCTCGGCTCTCTCCTCTCGACCACTATTAAAATCTTGACATTTCAGTCATCAATTTGCGGCCTGCATCAACATGATTTAAAAATAGCCTCTCTGGTATGTAAATGTGGAATTCCTACCATAATGTTCTTAGTCTAAAATCTGCAACCTCACTGTTCAAATAATATTGTTGCACATGAAATATACCAAATATGAAGTTTGTATGTAAACAGTCAGCCACCAGCCTGCCATAACCTCCTCAAATGTTCTAGCTCAGAGGTCAAGGGTTAAATGAGGTCAtcaggaactgtgtgtgtgtatgtgtggaggggggtcaccatgacaacagtgTGAACTCGCCAGTACTATGGGCTTGGATAAACAGAACATCATGTATTGGCCTAACATCTCTAGTATAGCCTAGCCTACTGCTGTAACCTACTACAATTTTAGCTCACAAATGTATGGCTGTGACTTGACATTGTGACTTGACATGCTTCTATAGAATAGGCTATATTACTAGGGTTAGTATATTATGCTATATCAATACTAACATCTAATTTGATTGAAGTCAATGTGATAGGCAAGGCAGCTATTTCATAACATTATCTCTACATTTAACTGAAGTCACACTCTTTGACACTAATTTCTAGTTTCGTTCATTTTACTAAATGTTTTCCTCTAAAAGCACACAGTGGTCTGACCACAGCACAGGAGAGGTAAATTCTTGTCATTCTCTACCTACAGCGAGGTCATTGTTAATGCTCTACCTACAGCCCGGCCATTGTTAATGCTATACGATGGCACTGCTGACCTATACGAATATAACGGCGTTCGGCCCAGCGTCGGGCCCCCCCCCATTCACTCTGAACGGACCGCGAACATGACTGTCCCACCATGCATTCAACCGGTACTATATTATCTGCTGAGTCAACAAGGCGCACACCCGACCTCATAGGAAACAAATAAAGGGAGAGAtaggggtggggttgggggggaCTCGTGTATTGCTCACACGGCCGCGTGCACCATAGGACACATTTACGCACCGATACACAGAGGGGTGCCGAAATAGAAACACGCGCACGGGCGTGTTAACTTTACCCCCAACTAATTTACAcctcactcacacagacatgatgaaacgcgcacacgcacgcacgttgTCGCCAGTGGAGACACGCGGGCCACCGTGGACTGCGGTATAAAACAGAAGAGCCAGATTGTCACAAAACTCTACGTAAAAGGATTGGcgcgtgagagaggagaggagacgaacCAGGTAAGCCCTCAGTCCTGGTTGAACCGAATAGCCCATGGTGTTTCAACAGAAAGGATTTAGGCCTAGGTTATCCACCGGCGTAACACTCATAATTGGATAAACATTTTGAGAAGTATTTCTTAGCctatatttataaaaaatattaaatgtaattttaggcCTAGTCCAAATAGGGTTCGTTGTTGGTGATGGAATAAATATAGGCTGTTATTAGAAATTGATAACGTTAAGTTATTGGATTCTGTGTTGGCTTATGTTACAGTATGTTTTATAAAATGGTTTTAACCAGTTTTTAActtttacataaaaaaaaaacactttttgtaaGGATTGTCACAACATCTTTGGGGATATGCTATACTCGGCTACCATGACCTTTTATTAGAGTTTTTGGATGATGGCAGTAATGTTAGTTGTTTGTGGTTCCATCAGAatggaaataataataataataataataataataataataattataataataataataatctcgaACATGAGGACATTTCCAGACATCATCATTAACATATTTCATAGATTACTGGGAACGCTTAAACAATATTAAAGGATTTTAATACATTGAATTGTAATCTATCCTAGTTTAAATGATGAAACTTCCCTCTcatgccacctctctctctcccctctcccttctctctcccccttctctctctctctcccttctctctctctctcccccttctctctctctctcccccccttctctctctctcccctctccccctcctccctcccctctccctctcccctctctccctccccccctctctctctctccccctctctctccccctccctcccctctccctccccctctctctccccctctctatagaCATGAATAGAGCTACTAAAACCCACATGACCTCTCCCATGTTTTTCCCTGGCATGGGTATGGCCCCTTTTTTCAAggtgatctcacacacacacacatatttaaatAATTGATTATATGActtacacaaacacactaatATGTATCTATCTGTCGCTGTAGGTGACTGTGTTTGAGCAGGAGCACTTCCAGGGCAAGTGCCAGGAGTTTACCTCTGAGTGCTGTAACATCCAGAACTGTGGTCTGGACAACATCCGTTCtatcagagtggagagtggagcgTGAGTCTCTTACAACCCTGGTTGTCtgtggaggctgtgtgtgtgagtggaggtatcggtgtgtgtgtgtgtgtgtgtgtgtgtgtgtgtgtgtgtgtgtgtgtgtgtgtgtgtgtgtgtgtgtgtgtgtgtgtgtgtgtgtgtgtgttggtggagcGTGAGTCTCTTACAACCCTGGTTGTCtgtggaggctgtgtgtgtgagtggaggtatcggtgtgtgtgtgtgtgttggtgagtgggGGTATCTGTGTTTggtgtttgtctgtgtgggtgggtgggtgggggtatcggtgtgtgtgttggtggagcGTGAGTCTCTTACAACCCTGGTTGTCtgtggaggctgtgtgtgtgagtggaggtatcggtgtgtgtgtgtgtgtgtgtgtgttggtggagcGTGAGTCTCTTACAACCCTGTTTGTCtgtggaggctgtgtgtgtgagtggaggtatcggtgtgtgtgtgtgtgtgtgttggtggagcGTGAGTCTCTTACAACCCTGGTTGTCtgtggaggctgtgtgtgtgagtggaggtatcggtgtgtgtgtgttggtggagcATGAGTCTCTTACAACCCTGGTTGTCtgtggaggctgtgtgtgtgagtggaggtatcggtgtgtgtgtgtgtgtgtgttggtggagcGTGAGTCTCTTACAACCCTGGTTGTCtgtggaggctgtgtgtgtgagtggaggtatcggtgtgtgtgtgttggtgagtgggGCTATCTGTGTTTggtgtttgtctgtgtgggtgggtgggtgggtgggggtatGATTCTCTGTGCTGTAGCCTGTTGTCATGGTCAACCATTGACCACCAGGGTGGGGTGTTGTCCCTCTGTCCTGCTCTTTTCTCATTGTATTTTAATCTGTCCCCTTCTCTCGTTGAATGAAATGCAACATgtcagtaactctctctctcccctctgtcctcttctatctctgaatgtaacatgtcagtaactctctctcctccctctctatcctcttctctcgttgaatgtaactagtcagtaactctctcctccctctctgtccccttctatctctgaatgtaactagtcagtaactctctctcctcctctctctgtcctcttctatctctgaatgtaactagtcagtaactctctctcctccctctgtcctcttctatctctgaatgtaactagtcagtaactctctcctccctctctgtccccttctatctctgaatgtaactagtcagtaactctctctcctccctctctgtcctcttctatctCTGAATGTCAGTAACTCTCTGAATGTAACTAGtcagtaactctctctcctcctctctctgtccccttctatctctgaatgtaactagtcagtaactctctcctccctctctgtccccttctatctctgaatgtaactagtcagtaactctctcctccctctctgtccccttctatctctgaatgtaacatgtcagtaactctctctcctccctctctgtcctcttctatctctgaatgtaactagtcagtaactctctcctccctctctgtccccttctatctctgaatgtaactagtcagtaactctctcctccctctctgtccccttctatctctgaatgtaactagtcactaactctctcctcctctctgtcctcttctatctctgaatgtaactagtcagtaactctctcctccctctctgtcctcttctatctctgaatgtaactagtcagtaactctctcctccctctctgtcctcttctatctctgaatgtaactagtcagtaactctctcctccctctctgtcctcttctatctctgaatgtaactagtcagtaactctctctcctccctctgtcctcttctatctctgaatgtaactagtcagtaactctctcctccctctctgtcctcttctatctctgaatgtaacatgtctgtaactctctcctccctctctatcctcttctatctctgaatgtaactagtcagtaactctctctcctccctctctctcctccctctctatcctcttctatctctgaatgtaactagtcagtaactctctcctccctctctgtccccttctatctctgaatgtaactagtcagtaactctctcctccctctctgtcctcttctatctctgaatgtaactagtcagtaactctctctcctcctctctctgtcctcttctatctctgaatgtaactagtcagtaactctctcctccctctctgtccccttctatctctgaatgtaactagtcagtaactctctcctccctctctgtcctcttctatctctgaatgtaactagtcagtaactctctcctccctctctgtccccttctatctctgaatgtaactagtcagtaactctctctcctccctctctgtcctcttctatctctgaatgtaactagtcagtaactctctcctccctctctgtccccttctatctctgaatgtaacatgtcagtaactctctctcctccctctctgtccccttctatctctgaatgtaactagtcagtaactctctcctccctctctgtccccttctatctctgaatgtaactagtcagtaactctctcctccctctctgtccccttctatctctgaatgtaacatgtcagtaactctctctcctccctctctgtccccttctatctctgaatgtaactatgtcagtaactctctctcctccctctctgtccccttctatctctgaatgtaacttgtcagtaactctctctcctccctctctgtcctcttctatctctgaatgtaactagtcagtaactctctcctccctctctgtccccttctatctctgaatgtaactagtcagtaactctctctcctccctctctgtcctcttctatctctgaatgtaactagtcagtaactctctctcccctctctgtcctcttctatctctgaatgtaactagtcagtaactctctctcctccctctctctcctccctctctgtcctcttatatctctgaatgtaactagtcagtaactctctctcctccctctctgtcctcttctatctctgaatgtaactagtcagtaactctctctcctccctctctctcctccctctctgtcctcttatatctctgaatgtaactagtcagtaactctctctcctccctctctgtcctcttctatctctgaatgtaactagtcagtaactctctctcctccctctctgtcctcttctatctctgaatgtaactagtcagtaactctctctcctccctctctgtcctcttctatctctgaatgtaactagtcagtaactctctctcctccctctctgtcctcttctatctctgaatgtaactagtcagtaactctctctcctccctctctctcctccctctctgtcctcttctatctctgaatgtaacatgtcagtaactctctctccctaccccatgTAGCTGGGTGGGCTTTGAGCATCATGACTTCCAGGGCCAGCAGTTcatcctggagagaggagagtacccCCACTGGGACGCCTACAGCGGCTCCCTGTCCTACCACGTGGAGCGCCTCATGTCCCTGCGCCCCATCTACTGCgctgtgtggactgtgtgtgtgtgtgtgtgtgtgtgtgtgtgtgtgtgtgtgtgtgtgtgtgtgtgtgtgtgtgtgtgtgtgtgtgtgtgtgtgtgtgtgtgtgtgtgtgtgtgtgtgtgtgtgtgtggggagagagaaagtattCTATGCGAGAGATGGATACATAGAGAGCGTTAGTGGAAAGAGTgtcagtattctatgttagtgtttatagaagacagtattctatgttagtgtttatagaagacagtattctatgttagtgtttatagaagacagtattctagttagtgtttatagaagacagtattctatgttagtgtttatagaagccAGTggtcagtattctatgttagtgtttatagaagacagtattctatgttagtgtttatagaagacagtattctatgttagtgtttatagaagacagtattctatgttagtgtttatagaagacagtaagtgtgtttatagaagacagtattctatgttagtgtttatagaagacagtattctatgttagtgtttatagaagacagtggtcagtattctatgttagtgtttatagaagacagtattctatgttagtgtttatagaagacagtattctatgttagtgtttatagaagacagtattctatgttagtgtttatagaagacagtattctatgttagtgtttatagaagacagtggtcagtattctatgttagtgtttatagaagacagtattctatgttagtgtttatagaagacagtattctatgttagtgtttatagaagacagtattctatgttagtgtttatagaagacagtattctatgttagtgtttatagaagacagtattctatgttagtgtttatagaagacagtattctatgttagtgtttatagaagacagtattctatgttagtgtttatagaacaCAGTggtcagtattctatgttagtgtttatagaagccAGTggtcagtattctatgttagtgtttatagaagacagtattctatgttagtgtttatagaagacagtattctatgttagtgtttatagaaca
The window above is part of the Oncorhynchus keta strain PuntledgeMale-10-30-2019 unplaced genomic scaffold, Oket_V2 Un_contig_25379_pilon_pilon, whole genome shotgun sequence genome. Proteins encoded here:
- the LOC127922345 gene encoding beta-crystallin A3-like — translated: MNRATKTHMTSPMFFPGMGMAPFFKVTVFEQEHFQGKCQEFTSECCNIQNCGLDNIRSIRVESGAWVGFEHHDFQGQQFILERGEYPHWDAYSGSLSYHVERLMSLRPIYCA